Proteins found in one Herbiconiux sp. A18JL235 genomic segment:
- a CDS encoding alpha/beta hydrolase has product MNANDDQVTIDDDAVVWSVATEEISERLAEQPLVVVMHGRGSHENDLAQLFPFLPAGCVYASLRAPLSGAPYGMGGFTWFTASGAHGPERASVDDAVAAVIAWLGRAEGRFGAPPAIAALGFSQGGMMSVELMRAAPHRLAAAVNLSGASAHGPVGGDEVLTERRPPLFWGRDAADPIIDAAAIARTEEFVPGHFDVTARLYPGIAHSISREELVEVSAFLSEALRLDGSVD; this is encoded by the coding sequence ATGAACGCGAACGACGACCAGGTCACCATCGACGACGACGCCGTGGTCTGGTCGGTGGCGACGGAGGAGATCTCGGAGCGCCTCGCCGAGCAGCCCCTCGTCGTCGTGATGCACGGGCGGGGTTCGCACGAGAACGACCTCGCTCAGCTGTTCCCCTTCCTCCCTGCCGGCTGCGTGTACGCATCGCTGCGCGCACCGCTGTCGGGGGCCCCCTACGGGATGGGAGGCTTCACCTGGTTCACCGCGAGCGGTGCGCACGGGCCAGAACGCGCATCCGTCGACGACGCCGTCGCCGCTGTCATCGCGTGGCTCGGCCGCGCCGAAGGCCGCTTCGGGGCGCCACCCGCGATCGCCGCGCTCGGCTTCTCGCAGGGCGGCATGATGTCGGTCGAGCTGATGCGCGCCGCGCCCCACCGCTTGGCCGCCGCGGTCAATCTGTCGGGGGCGAGCGCTCACGGCCCCGTCGGAGGCGATGAGGTGCTTACCGAAAGGCGGCCGCCGCTGTTCTGGGGGCGCGATGCGGCCGATCCGATCATCGACGCGGCGGCGATCGCCCGCACCGAGGAGTTCGTGCCGGGGCACTTCGACGTGACCGCGCGCCTGTACCCGGGCATCGCCCACTCGATCTCACGGGAGGAGCTCGTCGAGGTGAGCGCCTTCCTCAGCGAGGCCTTGCGGCTCGACGGCTCGGTCGACTGA
- the ybaK gene encoding Cys-tRNA(Pro) deacylase, with amino-acid sequence MAKKSQAGAARSARAGRGASAGGGPTTAATVVLAAAGVSFTAHTYVHDDSVTDFGAEAVRELGLPAERVFKTLMVETDAGLGVGIVPVSDQLDLKALAAELGAKKAAMADRALAERKSGYVVGGISPIGQKTPVATVLDESALAFDTILVSGGRRGFDVELAPAELLRVVGGRAAPIRRAR; translated from the coding sequence ATGGCGAAGAAGAGTCAGGCGGGAGCGGCGCGGAGCGCGCGGGCCGGCCGCGGCGCCTCGGCCGGTGGCGGGCCGACCACGGCGGCCACCGTGGTGCTCGCGGCGGCGGGCGTGTCGTTCACGGCTCACACCTACGTGCACGACGACTCCGTCACCGACTTCGGCGCCGAGGCGGTGCGCGAACTGGGGCTGCCCGCCGAGCGGGTGTTCAAGACGCTCATGGTCGAGACGGATGCGGGACTCGGGGTCGGCATCGTGCCCGTGAGCGACCAGCTCGACCTGAAGGCTCTCGCGGCCGAGCTGGGTGCGAAGAAGGCGGCGATGGCCGATCGGGCGCTCGCCGAGCGCAAGAGCGGGTACGTGGTGGGGGGCATCAGTCCGATCGGGCAGAAGACGCCGGTCGCGACGGTGCTCGACGAGAGCGCGCTCGCGTTCGACACCATCCTCGTGTCGGGCGGGCGTCGCGGATTCGACGTCGAGCTCGCACCCGCCGAGCTGCTGCGCGTCGTGGGTGGCCGCGCCGCCCCCATCCGCCGCGCTCGCTAG
- a CDS encoding YqjF family protein: MPPAEPAPLSRTAPPMPGGALHEQDWQSLTFLHWRVEPAVVAPYLPPGTRPDVFDGSAWVGLIPFRLANATAPVFRPLGPIPYAGTFPEINVRLYSVDETGRRGVVFSSLESSRLAAVTAAHVLFGLPYRWARMSISTSASGVISYRSERRGAHGFGGRTGPHSRIDVQPLDTDLSHDPLAVFLTARWGLHIARRGRTLFIPNQHDPWEVRAARLDFLDDELLAAAGFPRLASRAPDSVLFSPGVHTAFGRAYPALG; encoded by the coding sequence GTGCCCCCCGCGGAGCCCGCGCCCCTGTCGCGCACCGCGCCTCCGATGCCGGGCGGGGCGCTGCACGAGCAGGACTGGCAGTCGCTCACCTTCCTGCACTGGCGGGTCGAGCCCGCGGTCGTCGCACCGTATCTTCCTCCGGGCACCCGACCCGACGTGTTCGACGGGTCGGCGTGGGTCGGGCTCATCCCGTTCCGGCTCGCGAACGCGACGGCTCCCGTGTTCCGCCCGCTCGGCCCCATCCCGTACGCCGGAACCTTCCCCGAGATCAACGTCAGGCTGTACTCGGTCGACGAGACCGGCCGCCGGGGTGTCGTGTTCAGCTCGCTCGAGTCGTCGCGGCTCGCCGCGGTGACCGCGGCGCACGTCTTGTTCGGACTGCCCTACCGCTGGGCGCGCATGTCGATCTCGACCTCCGCATCCGGTGTCATCAGCTACCGCTCGGAGCGTCGGGGCGCTCACGGCTTCGGCGGACGCACCGGCCCGCACTCGCGCATCGACGTGCAGCCCCTCGACACCGACCTCTCGCACGACCCGCTCGCGGTCTTCCTCACCGCCCGGTGGGGCCTCCACATCGCCCGCCGCGGCCGCACGCTCTTCATCCCCAACCAGCACGACCCGTGGGAGGTGCGCGCCGCCCGCCTCGACTTCCTCGACGACGAGCTGCTCGCCGCCGCGGGCTTCCCCCGCCTCGCCTCCCGCGCCCCCGACTCCGTGCTCTTCTCCCCGGGCGTGCACACGGCCTTCGGCCGCGCCTACCCCGCTCTCGGCTGA
- a CDS encoding thymidylate synthase, which produces MNTIATPYEDLLRETLATGTPKSDRTGTGTRSVFGRQLRFDLAEGFPLITTKRVHFKSIAYELLWFLRGEGNVGWLQENGVTIWDEWADERGELGPVYGVQWRSWPAPDGGAIDQISQVIDTIRTDPDSRRMIVSAWNVADIPQMALAPCHALFQFYVADGKLSCQLYQRSADLFLGVPFNIASYALLTQLIAAQTGLGLGDFVWTGGDCHIYDNHVDQVRLQLERDPFPAPTLRIVNERASVFDYEYDDLQLVDYQHHPAIRAAVAV; this is translated from the coding sequence ATGAACACGATCGCGACGCCCTACGAAGACCTGCTGCGCGAAACACTCGCCACGGGCACACCGAAATCCGACCGCACGGGAACCGGCACCCGCAGCGTCTTCGGCCGTCAGCTGCGGTTCGACCTGGCCGAGGGCTTCCCACTCATCACCACGAAGCGGGTGCACTTCAAGTCGATCGCGTACGAGCTGCTCTGGTTCCTGCGCGGCGAAGGCAATGTGGGCTGGCTGCAGGAGAACGGCGTCACCATCTGGGACGAGTGGGCCGACGAGCGCGGCGAGCTCGGCCCGGTGTACGGGGTGCAGTGGCGCTCGTGGCCGGCCCCCGACGGCGGCGCCATCGACCAGATCTCGCAGGTGATCGACACCATCCGCACCGACCCCGACTCCCGGCGCATGATCGTGTCGGCCTGGAACGTCGCCGACATCCCGCAGATGGCACTGGCTCCCTGCCATGCGCTGTTCCAGTTCTACGTCGCCGACGGCAAGCTGTCGTGTCAGCTCTACCAGCGCAGCGCCGACCTCTTCCTCGGCGTGCCGTTCAACATCGCCAGCTATGCGCTGCTCACCCAGCTCATCGCTGCGCAGACCGGCCTGGGTCTCGGCGACTTCGTGTGGACGGGTGGCGACTGCCACATCTACGACAACCACGTCGACCAGGTGCGGTTGCAACTCGAGCGCGACCCGTTCCCGGCGCCGACCCTGCGCATCGTGAACGAGCGGGCGAGTGTGTTCGACTACGAGTACGACGACCTCCAACTCGTCGACTACCAGCACCACCCCGCCATCCGCGCAGCCGTCGCGGTCTGA
- a CDS encoding dihydrofolate reductase, which produces MGIALIWAEAAGGVIGEGGGIPWHLPEDLAHFRELTTGSPVVMGRRTWESLPERFRPLPGRDNIVVTRQSGWSADGAETANDLEAVLARFAGAPIVAGAVPAAVATAWVIGGGEIYAASLPHATRVEVTEVDLEVAGDTRAPALGPEWARETDPAEGWFESRTGIRYRFHTFTRA; this is translated from the coding sequence GTGGGCATCGCACTCATCTGGGCCGAGGCCGCGGGTGGCGTGATCGGGGAGGGCGGCGGCATTCCGTGGCACCTGCCCGAAGATCTCGCGCACTTCCGCGAACTCACCACCGGCTCGCCCGTCGTGATGGGGCGGCGCACGTGGGAGTCGCTGCCCGAGCGGTTCCGGCCGCTGCCCGGCCGCGACAACATCGTGGTGACGAGGCAGAGCGGATGGTCGGCTGACGGCGCCGAGACCGCGAACGACCTCGAGGCGGTGCTGGCGCGCTTCGCCGGCGCGCCGATCGTCGCCGGCGCAGTACCCGCGGCCGTGGCGACGGCGTGGGTGATCGGCGGGGGCGAGATCTACGCGGCATCGCTCCCCCACGCGACCCGCGTCGAGGTCACCGAGGTCGATCTCGAGGTCGCGGGCGACACCCGGGCGCCGGCGCTCGGCCCCGAGTGGGCGCGGGAGACCGACCCGGCCGAAGGCTGGTTCGAGTCGCGCACCGGCATCCGCTACCGGTTCCACACCTTCACGCGCGCGTAG
- the msrA gene encoding peptide-methionine (S)-S-oxide reductase MsrA, with protein MSDTATQKAILAGGCFWGMEDLIRRRPGVLDTRVGYTGGDVPNATYRRHGTHAEAIEITYDPTVTSYRSLLEFFFQIHDPSTKNRQGNDIGTSYRSGIYYVDDEQRAVAEDTIADVDASGLWPGKVVTELAPAGPFWEAEPEHQDYLERYPNGYTCHYVRPGWVLPRREQATAAGA; from the coding sequence ATGAGCGACACCGCAACGCAGAAGGCGATCCTGGCCGGAGGCTGCTTCTGGGGCATGGAGGATCTCATCCGCCGGCGTCCCGGCGTGCTCGACACCCGGGTCGGCTACACCGGAGGAGATGTCCCGAACGCGACCTACCGTCGCCACGGCACCCACGCGGAGGCGATCGAGATCACCTACGACCCGACGGTGACGAGCTATCGGTCGCTGCTGGAGTTCTTCTTCCAGATCCATGACCCGTCGACGAAGAACCGTCAGGGCAACGACATCGGCACGAGCTACCGCTCGGGCATCTACTACGTCGACGACGAGCAGCGCGCCGTCGCCGAGGACACCATCGCCGACGTCGACGCCTCGGGCCTGTGGCCGGGCAAGGTGGTCACCGAGCTCGCTCCCGCGGGACCGTTCTGGGAGGCCGAGCCCGAGCACCAGGACTACCTGGAGCGCTATCCGAACGGGTACACCTGCCACTACGTGCGACCCGGATGGGTGCTGCCGAGGCGTGAGCAGGCGACTGCCGCCGGGGCCTAG
- the msrB gene encoding peptide-methionine (R)-S-oxide reductase MsrB yields the protein MTTEYVKTPEALSRLTRQQYRVTQDDETEPAFRNQYWDNHDDGIYVDVVSGEPLFASTDKYDSGSGWPSFTAPIDRSRIVEKTDRSWGMKRTEVRSSGGDSHLGHLFPDGPREAGGMRYCINSAALRFVPVASLVAEGYGEFLPLFGLSATASATTTTTPEEGTR from the coding sequence GTGACCACCGAGTACGTCAAGACCCCTGAGGCGCTGTCGCGTCTCACCCGCCAGCAGTACCGCGTCACGCAAGACGACGAGACCGAGCCGGCGTTCCGCAACCAGTACTGGGACAACCACGACGACGGCATCTACGTCGACGTCGTCTCGGGCGAGCCGTTGTTCGCCTCCACCGACAAGTACGACAGCGGGTCGGGCTGGCCGAGCTTCACCGCCCCGATCGACCGGTCCCGCATCGTGGAGAAGACCGACCGCAGCTGGGGCATGAAGCGCACCGAGGTGCGTTCCTCCGGCGGCGACAGTCACCTGGGCCACCTGTTCCCCGACGGCCCGCGCGAGGCGGGCGGGATGCGCTACTGCATCAATTCCGCCGCGTTGCGCTTCGTGCCGGTCGCCTCGCTCGTGGCGGAGGGGTACGGGGAGTTCCTTCCCTTGTTCGGCCTCTCCGCGACCGCATCCGCCACGACCACCACGACTCCCGAGGAGGGAACCCGATGA
- a CDS encoding molybdopterin-dependent oxidoreductase, producing MFFAFLAAVAGVVSAGALLAVAEAVALLTGRDGGPLLAVGSFVIDIVPRWAKEFAIETFGENDKLFLLLSLGVAVVIAAAIAGLLQLVRPPLGLVLVALAGALAVAAVVTRASAGPLAAVPTVVGTLVALVLLHLLAARLRGWRAGVAALSGVTDAHPAPNRRDAVTPVPNRAGAGTAAQVSGDGAVGPAGDASGTPTSAREPALDRRRFLGLAVIAAVGSAVVGTGARIVSAATSSIDGIRAALKLPAARSTVAVPQGAELTIDGLSPLYTPNADFYRVDTALTVPELDPGTWSLKVTGMVDNEFTLSFQDLLDLGLDEYSITLTCVSNEVGGSLLGTAKWLGVPVRTVLQRAGVQSGADMVLSTSSDGFTASTPLSSLTDENLDAILAVAMNGEPLPFEHGFPVRMVVPGLYGYVSATKWLTELKVTTFADDEAYWTPRGYSEKAPIKLSSRIDTPRVDTPVPAGATKIAGVAWAQPVGIEKVEVSIDDADWIPATLSTAVNDETWVQWYVDWEATSGVHYVTVRATDKRGKLQVEERAPIAPDGSTGWQRSLVTVT from the coding sequence ATGTTCTTCGCCTTCCTCGCCGCCGTCGCCGGCGTCGTCTCGGCCGGTGCTCTCCTCGCCGTCGCCGAGGCGGTGGCGCTCCTCACCGGTCGTGACGGCGGCCCGCTGCTCGCGGTCGGCTCCTTCGTCATCGACATCGTGCCGCGTTGGGCGAAGGAGTTCGCCATCGAGACCTTCGGTGAGAACGACAAGCTCTTCCTGCTGCTCTCGCTCGGGGTCGCCGTCGTCATCGCCGCCGCGATCGCCGGCCTGCTGCAGCTCGTGCGTCCGCCGCTCGGTCTCGTGCTCGTCGCGCTGGCCGGCGCGCTCGCCGTCGCGGCGGTGGTCACCCGTGCCTCGGCCGGCCCGCTCGCCGCCGTCCCGACCGTGGTCGGCACGCTCGTCGCCCTCGTGCTCCTCCATCTCCTCGCCGCCCGCCTCCGCGGGTGGCGGGCGGGGGTGGCTGCGTTGTCAGGGGTGACGGATGCGCATCCGGCCCCGAACCGCCGTGACGCCGTCACGCCCGTCCCGAACCGGGCGGGTGCAGGCACTGCCGCCCAGGTTTCCGGCGACGGAGCGGTCGGCCCTGCAGGCGACGCATCCGGCACACCCACCTCCGCCCGCGAGCCCGCCCTCGACCGCCGACGCTTCCTCGGGCTCGCCGTCATCGCCGCCGTCGGTTCGGCCGTCGTCGGAACCGGCGCCCGCATCGTCTCGGCGGCCACCTCGTCGATCGACGGCATCCGCGCAGCCCTCAAGCTGCCCGCCGCCCGCTCGACGGTCGCCGTGCCGCAAGGCGCCGAGTTGACGATCGACGGGCTCTCCCCGCTGTACACCCCGAACGCCGACTTCTACCGGGTCGACACCGCCCTCACCGTCCCCGAGCTCGACCCGGGCACCTGGAGTCTCAAGGTCACCGGCATGGTCGACAACGAGTTCACCCTGAGCTTCCAAGACCTCCTCGACCTCGGGCTCGACGAGTACTCCATCACCCTCACCTGCGTGTCGAACGAGGTGGGCGGCAGCCTTCTCGGCACCGCGAAGTGGCTGGGCGTGCCCGTGCGCACCGTGCTCCAGCGTGCGGGGGTGCAGAGCGGTGCCGACATGGTGCTCTCGACGAGTTCCGACGGGTTCACCGCGAGCACTCCGCTGTCGAGCCTCACCGACGAGAACCTCGACGCCATCCTCGCCGTGGCCATGAACGGCGAGCCGCTGCCCTTCGAGCACGGGTTCCCGGTACGGATGGTCGTGCCCGGCCTCTACGGTTACGTCTCGGCGACGAAGTGGCTGACGGAGCTGAAGGTCACCACCTTCGCCGACGACGAGGCGTACTGGACGCCGCGCGGGTACTCGGAGAAGGCGCCGATCAAGCTGTCCTCCCGCATCGACACGCCCCGGGTCGACACGCCGGTGCCGGCGGGTGCGACGAAGATCGCCGGCGTCGCCTGGGCGCAGCCCGTCGGCATCGAGAAGGTGGAGGTGTCGATCGACGACGCCGACTGGATTCCCGCCACCCTCTCCACCGCCGTCAACGACGAGACCTGGGTGCAGTGGTACGTCGACTGGGAGGCGACCTCGGGTGTGCACTACGTCACGGTGCGCGCCACCGACAAGCGGGGCAAGCTCCAGGTCGAGGAGCGCGCTCCGATCGCACCCGACGGGTCGACCGGCTGGCAGCGCTCTCTCGTGACGGTGACCTGA
- a CDS encoding nuclear transport factor 2 family protein, whose amino-acid sequence MTERIASWIEGYRTAWESNDPADIVALFTEDAEYRDGPSTPPWVGHDDIVVKWLEARDEPGDTTFTWQVLVDTPELGVAQCVSEYPRQSKIYDNLWVVRFAPDGRASSFTDWFVLRD is encoded by the coding sequence ATGACCGAGCGCATCGCATCCTGGATCGAGGGCTACCGCACGGCGTGGGAGTCGAACGACCCCGCCGACATCGTCGCCCTGTTCACCGAAGACGCCGAATACCGCGACGGCCCGAGCACGCCACCCTGGGTGGGGCACGACGACATCGTGGTGAAGTGGCTCGAGGCGCGCGACGAGCCAGGCGACACCACCTTCACCTGGCAGGTGCTCGTCGACACGCCCGAGCTCGGGGTGGCCCAGTGCGTGAGCGAATACCCGAGGCAGTCGAAGATCTACGACAACCTGTGGGTGGTGCGATTCGCCCCCGACGGGCGGGCGAGCTCGTTCACCGACTGGTTCGTGCTGCGCGACTGA
- a CDS encoding dihydrofolate reductase family protein: MTKLRVHNLAVSIDGLATGEGQSLEAPFGHAGHRLMGWFFPTRAFAAMTGHEAEAAGAGTRGVDDAFAAATNVGIGAEIMGRNKFGPQRGPWHDESWKGWWGDEPPFHTPVIVLTHHPRPDFSLGETTFLFRDAEPAEALEIAREQAGGLDVRLGGGPTVVRAFLEADLVDHLHIVVVPIVLGRGERLWDGLEGLEERFDVESTASPTGVVHYVFSRKAR; encoded by the coding sequence ATGACCAAGCTTCGCGTGCACAACCTCGCCGTCTCGATCGACGGCTTGGCCACCGGAGAAGGGCAGAGTCTCGAGGCACCCTTCGGGCACGCCGGGCATCGGTTGATGGGCTGGTTCTTCCCGACCCGGGCCTTCGCCGCCATGACAGGTCACGAGGCCGAAGCGGCGGGGGCGGGCACACGCGGTGTCGACGACGCGTTCGCCGCCGCGACGAACGTCGGCATCGGCGCCGAGATCATGGGCCGCAACAAGTTCGGGCCGCAACGCGGGCCGTGGCACGACGAGAGCTGGAAGGGCTGGTGGGGCGACGAGCCGCCGTTCCACACGCCCGTGATCGTGCTGACACACCACCCGCGCCCCGACTTCTCGCTCGGCGAGACGACGTTCCTCTTCCGCGACGCGGAGCCGGCCGAGGCGCTGGAGATCGCCCGCGAGCAGGCGGGCGGACTCGACGTGCGGCTCGGGGGCGGGCCGACGGTGGTGCGCGCGTTCCTCGAGGCCGACCTCGTCGATCACCTGCACATCGTGGTGGTACCGATCGTGCTCGGTCGCGGCGAGCGCCTGTGGGACGGGCTCGAAGGCCTCGAGGAGCGCTTCGACGTCGAGTCGACGGCCTCCCCCACGGGCGTCGTGCACTACGTCTTCTCGCGGAAGGCGCGCTGA
- a CDS encoding dihydrofolate reductase family protein: MRSLVYFVAVSADGFIAEGDGSFDRFPVEGPHIDALVAEHPETLPGFVRDALGLRGSGRFDTVLEGRATHKVGLDAGVADAYPHLRHLVFSSSLADEAVADGIELVRGDALARVRELKAEPGGDLWLCGGGRLASALLPEIDELLLKVNPVLFGTGIPLFAEPTDARLELTASRPFTSGVVWNSYRALR, translated from the coding sequence GTGCGATCGCTCGTGTACTTCGTGGCGGTGAGCGCCGACGGGTTCATCGCCGAGGGCGACGGGAGCTTCGACCGGTTCCCCGTCGAGGGGCCGCACATCGACGCGCTGGTGGCCGAGCATCCGGAGACCCTCCCCGGGTTCGTGCGCGATGCGCTCGGGCTCCGCGGGTCCGGCCGCTTCGACACGGTGCTCGAGGGAAGGGCCACCCACAAGGTCGGGCTCGACGCGGGTGTCGCCGACGCCTACCCGCACCTGCGTCACCTCGTGTTCTCGTCGAGCCTCGCCGACGAGGCGGTCGCCGACGGCATCGAGCTCGTGCGGGGCGACGCGCTCGCCCGCGTGCGCGAGCTGAAGGCCGAGCCGGGCGGCGACCTCTGGCTCTGCGGCGGCGGGCGACTCGCGAGCGCGCTGCTCCCCGAGATCGATGAGCTGCTGCTCAAGGTGAACCCCGTGCTGTTCGGCACGGGCATCCCCCTGTTCGCCGAACCGACGGATGCGCGGCTCGAACTCACAGCCAGCCGCCCCTTCACGAGCGGCGTGGTCTGGAACAGCTACCGCGCGCTGCGCTGA
- a CDS encoding potassium channel family protein yields MTNDEHRRTTWETATSVPLVVLSLVFIACYSVRVIDTELPSEAQIAVGAVIGLIWAAFAADYLVRLGLAHDKGLYFRSTLLDLVSVLVPVFRPFLLLNRLRDIPFFRRRSGSSVRIRLLIYAALFVVLFVYSLALAVLAAERGAPGASILSFGDSIWWACVTMTTVGYGDMVPVTVLGRTLAVVLMFGGVAIVGVATATIVSYLNETIGRRRHDR; encoded by the coding sequence ATGACGAACGACGAGCACCGCCGCACCACCTGGGAGACCGCCACCTCGGTGCCGCTGGTCGTGCTCTCGCTGGTGTTCATCGCCTGCTACTCGGTGCGGGTCATCGACACCGAGCTGCCCTCAGAGGCACAGATCGCGGTCGGGGCGGTGATCGGGCTCATCTGGGCCGCCTTCGCCGCCGACTACCTCGTGCGGCTCGGTCTCGCGCACGACAAGGGTCTCTACTTCCGATCCACGCTGCTCGACCTGGTGTCGGTGCTGGTGCCGGTGTTCCGGCCCTTCCTCCTGCTCAACCGGCTTCGGGACATCCCGTTCTTCCGCCGTCGCAGCGGTTCGTCGGTGCGCATCCGTCTGCTCATCTATGCGGCACTGTTCGTGGTGCTGTTCGTGTACTCGCTCGCGTTGGCGGTGCTCGCGGCGGAGCGCGGCGCACCCGGCGCCAGCATCCTGTCGTTCGGCGATTCCATCTGGTGGGCCTGCGTCACAATGACGACCGTCGGCTACGGCGACATGGTGCCCGTCACGGTTCTCGGCCGCACCCTCGCCGTGGTGCTCATGTTCGGCGGAGTGGCGATCGTGGGCGTGGCGACGGCAACGATCGTGTCGTACCTCAACGAGACGATCGGCCGCCGACGTCACGATCGGTGA
- a CDS encoding phosphodiesterase yields the protein MTHRTAEYPRPNHFLLHISDTHLLAGGGRLYGRVDSESLLRELFDELEASGSRPEAIVFTGDLADKGEPDAYARLRAIVEPAAVRLGAKVIWVMGNHDDRGAFRAGLLGELPSDRAVDRVYDVNGLRVITLDSTVPGHHYGEVTGDQLDWLAEELAMPAPHGTILAMHHPPVPSVLDLAVSVELRDQRGLAEVLEGTDVRSIIAGHLHYSTTATFAGIPVSVASATCYTQDLNVEFGGTRGRAGAQAFNLVHVYEHTVLHSVVPVGDYPALDVISAEETRRRLAADGIEIAAAVSPRVAPEPPMTMPILLPSPV from the coding sequence GTGACTCACCGAACGGCCGAGTACCCGAGGCCGAACCACTTCCTGCTGCACATCAGCGACACCCACCTGCTGGCCGGCGGCGGCCGCCTCTACGGCAGGGTCGACAGCGAGAGCCTGCTGCGCGAGCTCTTCGACGAGCTCGAGGCATCGGGCAGCCGACCGGAGGCCATCGTGTTCACCGGCGATCTCGCCGACAAGGGCGAGCCGGATGCGTACGCCCGGCTCCGCGCGATCGTCGAGCCCGCCGCGGTGCGGCTGGGCGCCAAGGTGATCTGGGTGATGGGCAACCACGACGACCGCGGGGCGTTCCGGGCCGGTCTCCTCGGCGAGCTGCCCTCCGACCGTGCCGTCGACCGGGTCTACGACGTGAACGGGCTGCGCGTGATCACCCTCGACTCGACGGTACCGGGCCACCATTACGGCGAGGTCACCGGCGACCAGCTCGACTGGCTCGCCGAGGAGCTCGCCATGCCGGCACCGCACGGCACCATCCTGGCCATGCACCACCCGCCCGTGCCGAGCGTGCTCGACCTCGCCGTCTCCGTCGAACTGCGCGACCAGCGGGGGCTCGCCGAGGTTCTCGAAGGCACCGACGTGCGCTCCATCATCGCAGGCCACCTCCACTACTCCACCACGGCGACGTTCGCGGGCATCCCGGTGTCGGTGGCCTCCGCCACCTGCTACACCCAAGACCTCAACGTCGAGTTCGGTGGCACCAGAGGCCGCGCGGGCGCGCAGGCCTTCAACCTGGTGCACGTCTACGAGCACACCGTGCTGCACTCGGTCGTGCCGGTGGGCGACTACCCGGCGCTCGACGTCATCTCCGCCGAGGAGACCAGGCGGCGCCTCGCCGCCGACGGCATCGAGATCGCTGCCGCGGTCAGCCCGCGGGTAGCACCTGAGCCGCCGATGACGATGCCGATCCTCCTGCCGTCGCCGGTGTGA